In one Phyllostomus discolor isolate MPI-MPIP mPhyDis1 chromosome 8, mPhyDis1.pri.v3, whole genome shotgun sequence genomic region, the following are encoded:
- the CCDC159 gene encoding coiled-coil domain-containing protein 159 isoform X2: protein MCDPLLAGISRDPDYSVPCYCSSPSSSNFYLLANGKCDNYWGSSLDKTLDCTTHWSRSPELETLGPAASENTVTSIDWKRGRDSGPRSNGYPPLPNSDSLQEHCNDQELVKKRQSITKKPLETNSAKVKVKSTMIPDTQKLLRCELEALKNQLQAQTKAFEFLNHSVTMLEKESCLQQIKIQQLEEVLCPTSRQKEKDGNKWNTEQGQQELYGALAEGLEGLQKTLRDSEEVQQARTTRCLQLLAQEIRDSKKFLWEELELVREEVTFIYQKLQAQEEEITENLVNIQKMQKTQVKCRKVLTKMKQQGYETSNWLETEEMPSGGNGSWRGDLQKELSDIWSAVHMLQNSFDGLTISSGVRPRAASLRGYKEHRCLSPPHPSWDSDSDSDQDPSQPPFSKSHSFPPA, encoded by the exons ATGTG CGACCCTCTTCTGGCCGGCATATCCCGGGACCCTGACTACTCTGTGCCCTGCTACTGCTCATCTCCCTCGTCCTCCAACTTTTATTTGCTTGCTAACGGGAAGTGTGACAACTACTGGG GTTCTTCCCTGGACAAGACCTTGGACTGTACAACTCACTGGTCCAGAAGCCCAGAACTAGAGACCTTGGGGCCAGCAGCTTCAGAGAACACAGTGACGAGTATAGACTGGAAGCGAGGGAGGGACTCAGGGCCTCGGTCGAATGGGTATCCCCCCTTGCCCAACTCAGACTCCTTGCAGGAGCACTGTAATGACCAGGAACTGGTGAAGAAGCGTCAGAGCATCACTAAG AAGCCGTTGGAGACCAACTCTGCCAAAGTCAAAG TTAAGTCCACCATGATTCCTGACACGCAGAAGCTCCTGAGATGCGAACTGGAGGCACTCAAGAACCAGCTACAGGCCCAGACCAAG GCTTTCGAGTTCCTAAATCACTCAGTGACCATGTTGGAGAAGGAGAGCTGCCTGCAGCAAATCAAGATCCAACAGCTTGAAG AAGTCCTGTGCCCCACGAGTCggcagaaagagaaggatggAAACAAGTGGAACACGGAGCAGGGACAGCAAGAGCTGTATGGGGCCCTGGCAGAAGGCCTGGAGGGGCTGCAGAAGACCCTGCGGGACAGTGAGGAGGTGCAGCAGGCCCGTACTACCCGCTGCCTGCAGCTGCTGGCCCAGGAGATCCGAGACAG CAAGAAATtcctgtgggaggagctggagctggtTCGGGAGGAGGTGACCTTCATCTATCAGAAGCTCC aggCACAGGAGGAGGAGATCACTGAGAACTTGGTGAACATCCAGAAGATGCAGAAGACCCAGGTGAAGTGCCGTAAG GTCTTGACCAAGATGAAACAGCAGGGGTATGAGACATCCAACTGGCTGGAGACAGAGGAGATGCCATCAGGAGGCAATGGTTCTTGGAGGGGTGACCTCCAGAAGGAGCTGAGTGACATATG GTCTGCTGTGCACATGCTGCAGAACTCTTTTGATGGCCTCACCATTTCCTCGGGGGTCCGCCCCAGGGCTGCGAGCCTCAGGG GCTACAAGGAACACCGATGCCTGAGCCCTCCACACCCCTCCTGGGACTCGGACTCAGACTCAGACCAGGACCCTTCCCAGCCCCCGTTCAGCAAAAGCCACTCCTTCCCACCAG CCTGA
- the CCDC159 gene encoding coiled-coil domain-containing protein 159 isoform X6 — translation MIPDTQKLLRCELEALKNQLQAQTKAFEFLNHSVTMLEKESCLQQIKIQQLEEVLCPTSRQKEKDGNKWNTEQGQQELYGALAEGLEGLQKTLRDSEEVQQARTTRCLQLLAQEIRDSKKFLWEELELVREEVTFIYQKLQAQEEEITENLVNIQKMQKTQVKCRKVLTKMKQQGYETSNWLETEEMPSGGNGSWRGDLQKELSDIWLQGTPMPEPSTPLLGLGLRLRPGPFPAPVQQKPLLPTSLSSRGCSPRRPHQRENKLAETLLHLWTVVPAASCA, via the exons ATGATTCCTGACACGCAGAAGCTCCTGAGATGCGAACTGGAGGCACTCAAGAACCAGCTACAGGCCCAGACCAAG GCTTTCGAGTTCCTAAATCACTCAGTGACCATGTTGGAGAAGGAGAGCTGCCTGCAGCAAATCAAGATCCAACAGCTTGAAG AAGTCCTGTGCCCCACGAGTCggcagaaagagaaggatggAAACAAGTGGAACACGGAGCAGGGACAGCAAGAGCTGTATGGGGCCCTGGCAGAAGGCCTGGAGGGGCTGCAGAAGACCCTGCGGGACAGTGAGGAGGTGCAGCAGGCCCGTACTACCCGCTGCCTGCAGCTGCTGGCCCAGGAGATCCGAGACAG CAAGAAATtcctgtgggaggagctggagctggtTCGGGAGGAGGTGACCTTCATCTATCAGAAGCTCC aggCACAGGAGGAGGAGATCACTGAGAACTTGGTGAACATCCAGAAGATGCAGAAGACCCAGGTGAAGTGCCGTAAG GTCTTGACCAAGATGAAACAGCAGGGGTATGAGACATCCAACTGGCTGGAGACAGAGGAGATGCCATCAGGAGGCAATGGTTCTTGGAGGGGTGACCTCCAGAAGGAGCTGAGTGACATATG GCTACAAGGAACACCGATGCCTGAGCCCTCCACACCCCTCCTGGGACTCGGACTCAGACTCAGACCAGGACCCTTCCCAGCCCCCGTTCAGCAAAAGCCACTCCTTCCCACCAG CCTGAGCAGCAGGGGCTGCTCTCCCCGGAGACCCCaccagagagaaaataaactagCAGAGACCCTCCTCCACCTGTGGACTGTTGTACCTGCTGCTTCTTGTGCCTGA
- the CCDC159 gene encoding coiled-coil domain-containing protein 159 isoform X1 has protein sequence MCDPLLAGISRDPDYSVPCYCSSPSSSNFYLLANGKCDNYWGSSLDKTLDCTTHWSRSPELETLGPAASENTVTSIDWKRGRDSGPRSNGYPPLPNSDSLQEHCNDQELVKKRQSITKKPLETNSAKVKVKSTMIPDTQKLLRCELEALKNQLQAQTKAFEFLNHSVTMLEKESCLQQIKIQQLEEVLCPTSRQKEKDGNKWNTEQGQQELYGALAEGLEGLQKTLRDSEEVQQARTTRCLQLLAQEIRDSKKFLWEELELVREEVTFIYQKLQAQEEEITENLVNIQKMQKTQVKCRKVLTKMKQQGYETSNWLETEEMPSGGNGSWRGDLQKELSDIWLQGTPMPEPSTPLLGLGLRLRPGPFPAPVQQKPLLPTSLSSRGCSPRRPHQRENKLAETLLHLWTVVPAASCA, from the exons ATGTG CGACCCTCTTCTGGCCGGCATATCCCGGGACCCTGACTACTCTGTGCCCTGCTACTGCTCATCTCCCTCGTCCTCCAACTTTTATTTGCTTGCTAACGGGAAGTGTGACAACTACTGGG GTTCTTCCCTGGACAAGACCTTGGACTGTACAACTCACTGGTCCAGAAGCCCAGAACTAGAGACCTTGGGGCCAGCAGCTTCAGAGAACACAGTGACGAGTATAGACTGGAAGCGAGGGAGGGACTCAGGGCCTCGGTCGAATGGGTATCCCCCCTTGCCCAACTCAGACTCCTTGCAGGAGCACTGTAATGACCAGGAACTGGTGAAGAAGCGTCAGAGCATCACTAAG AAGCCGTTGGAGACCAACTCTGCCAAAGTCAAAG TTAAGTCCACCATGATTCCTGACACGCAGAAGCTCCTGAGATGCGAACTGGAGGCACTCAAGAACCAGCTACAGGCCCAGACCAAG GCTTTCGAGTTCCTAAATCACTCAGTGACCATGTTGGAGAAGGAGAGCTGCCTGCAGCAAATCAAGATCCAACAGCTTGAAG AAGTCCTGTGCCCCACGAGTCggcagaaagagaaggatggAAACAAGTGGAACACGGAGCAGGGACAGCAAGAGCTGTATGGGGCCCTGGCAGAAGGCCTGGAGGGGCTGCAGAAGACCCTGCGGGACAGTGAGGAGGTGCAGCAGGCCCGTACTACCCGCTGCCTGCAGCTGCTGGCCCAGGAGATCCGAGACAG CAAGAAATtcctgtgggaggagctggagctggtTCGGGAGGAGGTGACCTTCATCTATCAGAAGCTCC aggCACAGGAGGAGGAGATCACTGAGAACTTGGTGAACATCCAGAAGATGCAGAAGACCCAGGTGAAGTGCCGTAAG GTCTTGACCAAGATGAAACAGCAGGGGTATGAGACATCCAACTGGCTGGAGACAGAGGAGATGCCATCAGGAGGCAATGGTTCTTGGAGGGGTGACCTCCAGAAGGAGCTGAGTGACATATG GCTACAAGGAACACCGATGCCTGAGCCCTCCACACCCCTCCTGGGACTCGGACTCAGACTCAGACCAGGACCCTTCCCAGCCCCCGTTCAGCAAAAGCCACTCCTTCCCACCAG CCTGAGCAGCAGGGGCTGCTCTCCCCGGAGACCCCaccagagagaaaataaactagCAGAGACCCTCCTCCACCTGTGGACTGTTGTACCTGCTGCTTCTTGTGCCTGA
- the CCDC159 gene encoding coiled-coil domain-containing protein 159 isoform X5, with protein sequence MGELEQVKPLETNSAKVKVKSTMIPDTQKLLRCELEALKNQLQAQTKAFEFLNHSVTMLEKESCLQQIKIQQLEEVLCPTSRQKEKDGNKWNTEQGQQELYGALAEGLEGLQKTLRDSEEVQQARTTRCLQLLAQEIRDSKKFLWEELELVREEVTFIYQKLQAQEEEITENLVNIQKMQKTQVKCRKVLTKMKQQGYETSNWLETEEMPSGGNGSWRGDLQKELSDIWSAVHMLQNSFDGLTISSGVRPRAASLRGYKEHRCLSPPHPSWDSDSDSDQDPSQPPFSKSHSFPPA encoded by the exons ATGGGAGAGCTTGAGCAGGTG AAGCCGTTGGAGACCAACTCTGCCAAAGTCAAAG TTAAGTCCACCATGATTCCTGACACGCAGAAGCTCCTGAGATGCGAACTGGAGGCACTCAAGAACCAGCTACAGGCCCAGACCAAG GCTTTCGAGTTCCTAAATCACTCAGTGACCATGTTGGAGAAGGAGAGCTGCCTGCAGCAAATCAAGATCCAACAGCTTGAAG AAGTCCTGTGCCCCACGAGTCggcagaaagagaaggatggAAACAAGTGGAACACGGAGCAGGGACAGCAAGAGCTGTATGGGGCCCTGGCAGAAGGCCTGGAGGGGCTGCAGAAGACCCTGCGGGACAGTGAGGAGGTGCAGCAGGCCCGTACTACCCGCTGCCTGCAGCTGCTGGCCCAGGAGATCCGAGACAG CAAGAAATtcctgtgggaggagctggagctggtTCGGGAGGAGGTGACCTTCATCTATCAGAAGCTCC aggCACAGGAGGAGGAGATCACTGAGAACTTGGTGAACATCCAGAAGATGCAGAAGACCCAGGTGAAGTGCCGTAAG GTCTTGACCAAGATGAAACAGCAGGGGTATGAGACATCCAACTGGCTGGAGACAGAGGAGATGCCATCAGGAGGCAATGGTTCTTGGAGGGGTGACCTCCAGAAGGAGCTGAGTGACATATG GTCTGCTGTGCACATGCTGCAGAACTCTTTTGATGGCCTCACCATTTCCTCGGGGGTCCGCCCCAGGGCTGCGAGCCTCAGGG GCTACAAGGAACACCGATGCCTGAGCCCTCCACACCCCTCCTGGGACTCGGACTCAGACTCAGACCAGGACCCTTCCCAGCCCCCGTTCAGCAAAAGCCACTCCTTCCCACCAG CCTGA
- the CCDC159 gene encoding coiled-coil domain-containing protein 159 isoform X4: MGELEQVKPLETNSAKVKVKSTMIPDTQKLLRCELEALKNQLQAQTKAFEFLNHSVTMLEKESCLQQIKIQQLEEVLCPTSRQKEKDGNKWNTEQGQQELYGALAEGLEGLQKTLRDSEEVQQARTTRCLQLLAQEIRDSKKFLWEELELVREEVTFIYQKLQAQEEEITENLVNIQKMQKTQVKCRKVLTKMKQQGYETSNWLETEEMPSGGNGSWRGDLQKELSDIWLQGTPMPEPSTPLLGLGLRLRPGPFPAPVQQKPLLPTSLSSRGCSPRRPHQRENKLAETLLHLWTVVPAASCA, translated from the exons ATGGGAGAGCTTGAGCAGGTG AAGCCGTTGGAGACCAACTCTGCCAAAGTCAAAG TTAAGTCCACCATGATTCCTGACACGCAGAAGCTCCTGAGATGCGAACTGGAGGCACTCAAGAACCAGCTACAGGCCCAGACCAAG GCTTTCGAGTTCCTAAATCACTCAGTGACCATGTTGGAGAAGGAGAGCTGCCTGCAGCAAATCAAGATCCAACAGCTTGAAG AAGTCCTGTGCCCCACGAGTCggcagaaagagaaggatggAAACAAGTGGAACACGGAGCAGGGACAGCAAGAGCTGTATGGGGCCCTGGCAGAAGGCCTGGAGGGGCTGCAGAAGACCCTGCGGGACAGTGAGGAGGTGCAGCAGGCCCGTACTACCCGCTGCCTGCAGCTGCTGGCCCAGGAGATCCGAGACAG CAAGAAATtcctgtgggaggagctggagctggtTCGGGAGGAGGTGACCTTCATCTATCAGAAGCTCC aggCACAGGAGGAGGAGATCACTGAGAACTTGGTGAACATCCAGAAGATGCAGAAGACCCAGGTGAAGTGCCGTAAG GTCTTGACCAAGATGAAACAGCAGGGGTATGAGACATCCAACTGGCTGGAGACAGAGGAGATGCCATCAGGAGGCAATGGTTCTTGGAGGGGTGACCTCCAGAAGGAGCTGAGTGACATATG GCTACAAGGAACACCGATGCCTGAGCCCTCCACACCCCTCCTGGGACTCGGACTCAGACTCAGACCAGGACCCTTCCCAGCCCCCGTTCAGCAAAAGCCACTCCTTCCCACCAG CCTGAGCAGCAGGGGCTGCTCTCCCCGGAGACCCCaccagagagaaaataaactagCAGAGACCCTCCTCCACCTGTGGACTGTTGTACCTGCTGCTTCTTGTGCCTGA
- the CCDC159 gene encoding coiled-coil domain-containing protein 159 isoform X3 — protein sequence MGELEQVVCGSSLDKTLDCTTHWSRSPELETLGPAASENTVTSIDWKRGRDSGPRSNGYPPLPNSDSLQEHCNDQELVKKRQSITKKPLETNSAKVKVKSTMIPDTQKLLRCELEALKNQLQAQTKAFEFLNHSVTMLEKESCLQQIKIQQLEEVLCPTSRQKEKDGNKWNTEQGQQELYGALAEGLEGLQKTLRDSEEVQQARTTRCLQLLAQEIRDSKKFLWEELELVREEVTFIYQKLQAQEEEITENLVNIQKMQKTQVKCRKVLTKMKQQGYETSNWLETEEMPSGGNGSWRGDLQKELSDIWLQGTPMPEPSTPLLGLGLRLRPGPFPAPVQQKPLLPTSLSSRGCSPRRPHQRENKLAETLLHLWTVVPAASCA from the exons ATGGGAGAGCTTGAGCAGGTGGTATGTG GTTCTTCCCTGGACAAGACCTTGGACTGTACAACTCACTGGTCCAGAAGCCCAGAACTAGAGACCTTGGGGCCAGCAGCTTCAGAGAACACAGTGACGAGTATAGACTGGAAGCGAGGGAGGGACTCAGGGCCTCGGTCGAATGGGTATCCCCCCTTGCCCAACTCAGACTCCTTGCAGGAGCACTGTAATGACCAGGAACTGGTGAAGAAGCGTCAGAGCATCACTAAG AAGCCGTTGGAGACCAACTCTGCCAAAGTCAAAG TTAAGTCCACCATGATTCCTGACACGCAGAAGCTCCTGAGATGCGAACTGGAGGCACTCAAGAACCAGCTACAGGCCCAGACCAAG GCTTTCGAGTTCCTAAATCACTCAGTGACCATGTTGGAGAAGGAGAGCTGCCTGCAGCAAATCAAGATCCAACAGCTTGAAG AAGTCCTGTGCCCCACGAGTCggcagaaagagaaggatggAAACAAGTGGAACACGGAGCAGGGACAGCAAGAGCTGTATGGGGCCCTGGCAGAAGGCCTGGAGGGGCTGCAGAAGACCCTGCGGGACAGTGAGGAGGTGCAGCAGGCCCGTACTACCCGCTGCCTGCAGCTGCTGGCCCAGGAGATCCGAGACAG CAAGAAATtcctgtgggaggagctggagctggtTCGGGAGGAGGTGACCTTCATCTATCAGAAGCTCC aggCACAGGAGGAGGAGATCACTGAGAACTTGGTGAACATCCAGAAGATGCAGAAGACCCAGGTGAAGTGCCGTAAG GTCTTGACCAAGATGAAACAGCAGGGGTATGAGACATCCAACTGGCTGGAGACAGAGGAGATGCCATCAGGAGGCAATGGTTCTTGGAGGGGTGACCTCCAGAAGGAGCTGAGTGACATATG GCTACAAGGAACACCGATGCCTGAGCCCTCCACACCCCTCCTGGGACTCGGACTCAGACTCAGACCAGGACCCTTCCCAGCCCCCGTTCAGCAAAAGCCACTCCTTCCCACCAG CCTGAGCAGCAGGGGCTGCTCTCCCCGGAGACCCCaccagagagaaaataaactagCAGAGACCCTCCTCCACCTGTGGACTGTTGTACCTGCTGCTTCTTGTGCCTGA
- the CCDC159 gene encoding coiled-coil domain-containing protein 159 isoform X7, protein MIPDTQKLLRCELEALKNQLQAQTKAFEFLNHSVTMLEKESCLQQIKIQQLEEVLCPTSRQKEKDGNKWNTEQGQQELYGALAEGLEGLQKTLRDSEEVQQARTTRCLQLLAQEIRDSKKFLWEELELVREEVTFIYQKLQAQEEEITENLVNIQKMQKTQVKCRKVLTKMKQQGYETSNWLETEEMPSGGNGSWRGDLQKELSDIWSAVHMLQNSFDGLTISSGVRPRAASLRGYKEHRCLSPPHPSWDSDSDSDQDPSQPPFSKSHSFPPA, encoded by the exons ATGATTCCTGACACGCAGAAGCTCCTGAGATGCGAACTGGAGGCACTCAAGAACCAGCTACAGGCCCAGACCAAG GCTTTCGAGTTCCTAAATCACTCAGTGACCATGTTGGAGAAGGAGAGCTGCCTGCAGCAAATCAAGATCCAACAGCTTGAAG AAGTCCTGTGCCCCACGAGTCggcagaaagagaaggatggAAACAAGTGGAACACGGAGCAGGGACAGCAAGAGCTGTATGGGGCCCTGGCAGAAGGCCTGGAGGGGCTGCAGAAGACCCTGCGGGACAGTGAGGAGGTGCAGCAGGCCCGTACTACCCGCTGCCTGCAGCTGCTGGCCCAGGAGATCCGAGACAG CAAGAAATtcctgtgggaggagctggagctggtTCGGGAGGAGGTGACCTTCATCTATCAGAAGCTCC aggCACAGGAGGAGGAGATCACTGAGAACTTGGTGAACATCCAGAAGATGCAGAAGACCCAGGTGAAGTGCCGTAAG GTCTTGACCAAGATGAAACAGCAGGGGTATGAGACATCCAACTGGCTGGAGACAGAGGAGATGCCATCAGGAGGCAATGGTTCTTGGAGGGGTGACCTCCAGAAGGAGCTGAGTGACATATG GTCTGCTGTGCACATGCTGCAGAACTCTTTTGATGGCCTCACCATTTCCTCGGGGGTCCGCCCCAGGGCTGCGAGCCTCAGGG GCTACAAGGAACACCGATGCCTGAGCCCTCCACACCCCTCCTGGGACTCGGACTCAGACTCAGACCAGGACCCTTCCCAGCCCCCGTTCAGCAAAAGCCACTCCTTCCCACCAG CCTGA